From Apis mellifera strain DH4 linkage group LG5, Amel_HAv3.1, whole genome shotgun sequence, the proteins below share one genomic window:
- the LOC724431 gene encoding probable Dol-P-Man:Man(7)GlcNAc(2)-PP-Dol alpha-1,6-mannosyltransferase, whose amino-acid sequence MDHLIILVAILHLLYCPFTKVEESFNLQAMHDILYHGFNLSEYDHHEFPGVVPRSFVGSIIVSGLASPLIATINYMQINKFFAQYIVRATLGLLVIGTLKLYRDALQSIFGLQFTKWFVAITVTQYHFMYYLSRTLPNIMTMPLVLLALYGWLKQSHVIFIWSSAAAIIIFRAELAMLLGLFLLYDIANKKLTILRLFKIAVPAGIFFLTLTTAIDSIFWKRLLWPEGEVFYFNTILNKSSEWGTSPFLWYFYSALPRGLAFSYFLIPLGMLWDARVRTLTIPGIAFVALFSFLPHKELRFIIYVFPLLNVSAAVVCHRIWENRAKSPWNGFLALIILGHLILNALFSMFLLCIAGSNYPGGLAIAKLHRLEKDSLNPVHVHIDVLTAQTGVSRFTQTNSSWIYSKQENLTIGSPEMLQFTHLLMEAKSKYSPNIKPYLKTHDILDSVDGFSHIALNYNILPPIRIKTRPIIFIMKRKPYIQYNPKKAIYLKQSTENSTEINIENEKINDTVKNVEPILDEIMESLEQFEKPLNIKDINISDTEIQEIKLNNTINDSIEFAKSLNTKKTFNNLSENNLSQLETSNNKENNKEIAVNLGKNIGTENNINLQFHIKKDSTIKEKEKLDIKKDENEKSEIDKEELKFNIQNNSTTLKEVVKKIIQEKVEAVKLRKDTIEEKSEISQKINAKIKRVPIKIESSQKTKITKQDLKEKLLEVQELKEKPTIVQELKEKPTIIQEIKEKPIEVQEATIEHKSINIKESIRNIINQFKEFEKDFIYEDLELDKNELDIEYNEQSIEINTKTAKDLSNIDTVIEDKDAKKIKDVKESLRDIIYQFKQIKNELTSEEDDQFEKIEATYMERPIAETLMQFSEVLKNLVQHRKKNKIYNMNILEHKNDVPKVQMLSKIPLENQIPSQFSKNSKNHNNEENIHTIEKVIQNINEKESSNPGTNKVLQEKYLTSYNNNRNILLNAQKSNSISNNVENNASNEKNKIIQKNIGNNSNN is encoded by the exons atggatcatttaattatactgGTGgctatattacatttattatattgtccGTTTACAAAAGTAGAAGAAAGTTTTAATCTACAAGCTATGCACGACATCTTATACCATGGTTTTAACCTATCAGAg tatgATCACCATGAATTTCCTGGAGTTGTGCCACGATCATTTGTGGGATCAATTATAGTCTCAGGCTTGGCATCACCTTTAATAGCAACCATTaattatatgcaaattaataagttttttgCTCAATATATTG taaGAGCAACATTGGGCTTATTAGTAATAGGTACATTAAAACTATATAGAGATGCTTTACAAAGCATCTTTGGTCTGCAATTTACTAAATGGTTTGTTGCAATTACTGTAAcacaatatcattttatgtattatttaagtCGTACATTACCAAATATAATGACTATGCCATTAG TACTACTGGCTCTATATGGATGGTTGAAACAAAGTCACGTCATATTTATTTGGTCATCTGCAgcagcaataataatattcagagCAGAACTTGCCATGCTACTGGGGTTATTCCTTTTGTACGATATAGCCAACAAGAAACTAACCATACTAag actgTTTAAAATTGCGGTTCCAGCtggtatattttttctaacacTAACAACCGCAATAGATTCTATATTTTGGAAACGATTATTATGGCCTGAAGGTGAAGTATTTTACTTCAAtactattcttaataaaagcAGTGAATGGGGT acatCACCATTCCTATGGTATTTTTATTCAGCTCTTCCACGTGGATTggctttttcttattttttgatacCTTTAGGAATGCTATGGGATGCTCGAGTTCGAACATTAACAATTCCTGGTATTGCATTTGTTGcattattctcatttttacCTCACAAAGAATTGAGATTTATCATATatgtttttccattattaaatGTCAGTGCTGCAGTTGTTTGCCATAGAAt atggGAAAACAGAGCAAAAAGTCCATGGAATGGGTTTTTGGCATTGATCATTTTAggtcatttaattttaaatgcccTATTTTCTATGTTTCTTTTATGTATTGCTGGCTCTAATTATCCTGGTGGTTTAGCAATTGCCAAATTACATAGACTTGAAAAAGATTCTCTCAATCCAGTGCATGTACATATTGATGTTCTTACTGCACAAACAGGAGTTTCAAGATTTACACAAACAAATAGTTCTTGGat TTATtcaaaacaagaaaatttaactATTGGCAGTCCAGAAATGCTTCAATTTACACATCTTTTAATGGAAGCCAAAAGTAAATATTCACCCAATATAAAACCATATCTTAAAACACATGATATTTTGGATTCTGTAGATGGTTTTTCTCATATAGcattaaactataatatattaccaccaataagaataaaaactagaccaattatatttatcatgaaaagaaaaccatatatacaatataatcctaaaaaagcaatttatttaaaacagtcAACTGAAAATTctacagaaataaatatagaaaacgaaaaaataaatgataccgTAAAGAATGTGGAGCCAATATTGGATGAAATAATGGAATCATTAGAACAATTTGAAAaaccattaaatattaaagatataaatatatcagatacagaaatacaagaaatcaaattaaataatacaataaacgaTTCTATTGAATTTGctaaatcattaaatacaaaaaaaacatttaataatttatctgaaaataatttatcacaattagaaacatcaaataataaagaaaataataaagagattGCAGTAAatttaggaaaaaatattggaactgagaataatattaatttacaatttcatattaaaaaagattctactattaaagaaaaagaaaaattagatataaagaaagatgaaaatgaaaaatcagaaatagataaagaagaattaaaatttaatatacaaaataacagTACAACTTTAAAAGAAGttgtcaaaaaaattattcaagaaaaagtagaagcagttaaattaagaaaagatacAATAGAggaaaaatcagaaatttcacaaaaaattaatgctaaaataaaaagagttccaataaagatagaatcatcacaaaaaacaaaaataacaaaacaagatttaaaagaaaaattattagaagttcaagaattaaaagaaaaaccaaCAATAgttcaagaattaaaagaaaaaccaacaataattcaagaaatcaaagaaaaaccTATAGAAGTTCAAGAAGCAACAATTGAACATAAATCAATTAACATAAAAGAAagcattagaaatataattaatcaatttaaggaatttgaaaaagattttatatacgaagatttggaattggataaaaatgaattagatattgaatataatgaacaatctatagaaataaatacaaaaacagCAAAAGACTTATCAAATATAGATACTGTGATAGAAGATAAAGAtgcaaaaaaaatcaaagatgtCAAAGAAAGTTTAAGGgacataatatatcaatttaaacaaataaaaaatgaattaacttCAGAAGAAGAtgatcaatttgaaaaaattgaagccACATATATGGAACGACCAATTGCAGAAACATTAATGCAATTTAgtgaagtattaaaaaatttagtgcaacatagaaaaaaaaataaaatatacaatatgaaCATTCTTGAACATAAAAATGATGTACCTAAAGTACAAATGTTGTCAAAAATACCTCTAGAAAATCAAATTCCATcccaattttcaaagaattcaaaaaatcataataatgaagaaaatatacatactatagaaaaagttattcaaaatattaatgaaaaagaaagttcAAACCCAGGTACAAATAAAgttttacaagaaaaatatcttacctcatataataataacagaaatatcttattaaatgcTCAAAAATCTAATAGTATCTCAAATAATGTAGAAAATAATGCTTccaatgaaaagaataaaataatacaaaaaaatattggaaataactCAAACAATTAa
- the LOC102656134 gene encoding transcriptional adapter 2B: protein MADLYAKYNCIYCQEDISGLRVRCVECPDFDLCLQCFSAGAEIGSHKNDHSYQFMDSGTISIFNGRGNWTAREQLRLLDAIEQFGFGNWEDISKHIETRTPEEAKEEYIARYLDGNIGKHTWPPTESYKPNITDQTKSDHGPLSPDLTSRLPPLDITPEEAAQLGYMPQRDDFERDYNHEAESLVSSLFLNPAEDDDLDIALKLAQVDMYTNNLRERARRKRVVRDYQLVSAFFASSRKDKTIKKKQSKEEKEFRDRTRVFAQFYTAQEYEQFLTNLERERELRLRLSELFRYREHGITRHEECAHFEQVMAQTQGQNDTVDHWNEKKSGSSGPSTPIHRHTSKKREEEKSYSSTDRKYIAKDLPSSSFSINQTNPNRMTTLANQWAEPDNNPNSSSQHSTSSSSAAEKNYTATTSGKSCTTAGDSEERDIEMEAAAHLLTKQEKSLCLQLDLKPTQYLTQKTLLLQEYLNGNRRSGVVPQSEPESKILHYLVANGWIAAN, encoded by the exons ATGGCGG ATTTGTATGCTAAATACAACTGCATCTATTGTCAAGAGGACATTTCGGGTTTACGTGTAAGATGTGTAGAATGCCCGGATTTCGACCTCTGTTTGCAG tgtTTTTCCGCTGGAGCTGAAATTGGATCACATAAAAATGACCACTCTTATCAGTTTATG gatTCTGGTACCATTAGCATATTTAATGGTAGAGGAAACTGGACTGCTAGAGAACAACTTAGACTTCTGGATGCTATTGAACAATTTGGTTTTGGAAATTGGGAAGATATTAGTAAACATATTGAAACACGTACGCCAGAAG aagcaaaagaagaatatattgcTAGGTATCTTGatggaaatattggaaaacaTACATGGCCTCCTACAGAAAGCTACAAACCAAATATTACAGATCAAACTAAGTCAGATCATGGACCTCTATCACCTGATCTCACATCTCGATTACCACCTTTGGATATCACTCCAGAAGAAGCTGCACAACTGGGATACATGCCACAACGAGATGATTTTGAAAgg GATTACAATCATGAAGCAGAATCActtgtttcttctttatttttaaatccagCAGAAGATGATGATTTAGATATAGCACTTAAACTTGCACAAGTTGATATGTatactaataatttaagaGAGAGAGCACGACGAAAAAGAGTTGTACGCGATTATCAGCTTGTTTCTGCATTTTTTGCTTCATCTAGAAAGgataaaacaataaagaaaaaacaatcaaaagaagaaaa ggAGTTTAGAGATAGAACACGAGTATTTGCACAGTTTTACACGGCACAGGAatatgaacaatttttaacaaatcttgaaagggaaagagaattACGATTACGTCTTTCAGAATTATTTCGTTATCGAGAACATGGTATTACAAGACATGAAGAATGCGCTCATTTCGAACAAGTGATGGCACAAACTCAGGGACAAAATGATACTGTAGATcattggaatgaaaaaaaatct GGCAGCAGTGGGCCGTCCACACCAATACACCGCCACACCTCaaaaaaaag agaagaagaaaaaagttactCTTCCACCGACCGAAAGTACATTGCAAAAGACTTACCCAGCAGCAGCTTCTCAATCAATCAAACCAATCCCAATCGGATGACGACTCTAGCCAATCAGTGGGCGGAGCCGGATAACAATCCAAATTCTTCCAGCCAGCATTCTACCAGCTCCAGTTCTGCCGcagaaaagaattatactGCGACAACTTCTGGAAAATCTTGCACAACAGCGGGAGATTCAGAGGAACGAGATATAGAAATGGAAGCAGCAGCTCATCTATTgacaaaacaagaaaaatctttatgtCTTCAACTTGATCTGAAGCCAACACAGTATTTAACACAAAAGACATTGTTGTTGCAA GAATATCTAAATGGTAATAGAAGATCAGGCGTTGTACCTCAATCGGAACCAGAGAGTAAGATATTACATTATCTGGTAGCAAATGGCTGGATCGCGGCCAATTGA